In Caproiciproducens sp. NJN-50, the following are encoded in one genomic region:
- a CDS encoding flavodoxin family protein, translated as MKLTVIHGSPRRGNTYRAAQLFLEALKKRGPIEAREFFLPQDLPEFCHGCAACVTRGEEGCPHVSYTKPILDSMLASDALVLTTPVYVMSASGGMKNFLDHYPFLFINHRPKPGFFHKKAFLISTAAGAGTKSAMKPIATSLKYWGINRVYQKGFRIFALSWDEMPPKKQEKYARQLDRSAEKFWRAVRKGDSAPYLFTRFFFFISRMMHKNGADIPLDREYWEARGWLGGKSPFAKQ; from the coding sequence ATGAAACTCACGGTGATCCACGGCAGCCCGCGCAGGGGGAATACCTACCGGGCCGCTCAGTTGTTTCTGGAAGCGCTGAAAAAGCGCGGGCCAATCGAAGCGCGCGAATTTTTTCTTCCGCAGGACCTTCCGGAATTCTGCCACGGCTGCGCCGCCTGTGTCACGCGCGGCGAAGAGGGATGCCCCCATGTTTCCTACACAAAGCCGATCCTCGACTCCATGCTCGCGTCGGACGCTCTGGTCCTGACGACGCCGGTCTATGTGATGTCGGCCTCCGGCGGGATGAAAAATTTTCTGGACCACTATCCGTTCCTGTTCATCAATCACCGTCCAAAGCCGGGATTCTTCCACAAAAAGGCATTCCTGATCTCCACCGCCGCGGGCGCGGGGACGAAATCCGCCATGAAGCCGATTGCAACCAGTTTAAAATACTGGGGAATCAACCGGGTGTATCAGAAAGGTTTTCGCATTTTCGCGCTGAGCTGGGATGAAATGCCCCCTAAAAAGCAGGAAAAATACGCCCGCCAGCTCGACCGCAGCGCCGAAAAATTCTGGCGCGCCGTCCGAAAGGGAGACAGCGCGCCATATCTCTTTACTCGTTTTTTCTTTTTCATCAGCCGGATGATGCACAAAAACGGAGCGGACATCCCGCTCGACCGGGAGTACTGGGAAGCCCGCGGCTGGCTCGGCGGCAAATCGCCGTTTGCAAAACAGTAA